Part of the Vigna unguiculata cultivar IT97K-499-35 chromosome 3, ASM411807v1, whole genome shotgun sequence genome, TCCTTTTAGACAGGTAACTGCCATATTAATTGTTAAGTTCATTATATTAGCAGCTTCTAGAGAGGTAACTGCCATAGTAATTACTATAGCAAAAGGTGGTGATGAGTGAAAGCCATTGATACGCAAGAGACTACAAGTTTCTATTCTTAATTATTgtccatttcttttatttttgtaattactaaaatgaaattaaagaacCAGATATTAAGATGTTCCAActcatatatacaaaatattaaaaaataaatatacatataagaTCTGCATAACAAATacaagttataatttttttcaaacccaatatactattatttatatatatatatatatatatatatatatatatatatatatatatatatatatatatatatatatatatatatatatatatatatatatatatggtaaaaGATTCTTTAAGATATCCTTTCatattttccttaaaaaaaaactagacaACATcgtaaaaagagaaaagagagttGTTGGCGGCTATAGAGGTTAGAAAAGGCAATGTAAAAGAAACAATAGagcaataaaaaaattggttattagtcattatttaaaataaaaaatattttgttctgaGGCACTTGAGTGTTCTTACAAAGAACTCATTACATAGAATTGGCGTACAAGTTTATCCATATTGTTTTATAGTCCTAGATGACTTAAAAGCTGATTAAGTACAATTTTTTGGACAAGCACAAATTAGAGAAGTTtgccttttatattttatttctaattcatGTCTAAGCTTTTAGTCatcttcattttataatttaaggaTGTTATATTtcgttttcttatatttttagaatGTCAAAGTATAATCAAATTTCTCTCTCAAATATATCCTTATTTCATTTTCAAACTATAAATGAAAACCAAAagaataatgtaataaataatgatGTTTTAGTCTAATcgttaatatttaacaaatgccttcttcttttttataaaagaatataagagTGTAGAGAAATGCACGCCGTTGCATATGTTGTTAACTTTGATATAATTTCCATTAAAAACTTCCCATTCTAAAATTCTTTGACCCATCCAATGTCCACACTAGTTAACAAGAACcttagttttttatttgtattaaatattttctcatttgtgtgcattaatttttaacatttaacgGGAAAAGATGGTATTTTGTGGATGAGATAGACTACACATTATTTTGTACAAGAAGTTAAATAAACAAAGAGAAAGATTAGAAGTTAAGTTCGCATTTACATTCAGGAAATTGCGGTTTCTTAGCATATATAGAGTCCAATGAAAATATACACACCAAAACACATTCCTTTGTATATTGTTTTAGGTAATGTGAATTTATTCTACGCTTTCTTTTTATTTGCACAAAAGTGATTCTGTTCCATTGCATGGAGGTTTATGCCAAACACATTTTCATGTAAAAAGACAAACATGACATCGCAATAGGTTGCACTTTAAGGAAATGGTAGCATCACAAAACCTGTTACTTTGTTACTTAAATTACACAAGAAAAGTAAAAGTTTAAGTTGTTCGAGATTGACCAAagatataacaaatttataatatataagtattataatttataagtaagtataaattttattttaaaaatcgaCTTTACAAGGTTGAGATcgagttaaacttaaagtttATTTCTTCACATAAAGTCTAtcatagtaaaatttgttatttgttggaTTTATCATATCACCTACTATCGAACTATCAATTAATATATAGTTTCacgtttaaaattaaaatatatatgcttTGGTGTGAAGATATTTTGGATATCTCACttcaactataaataaaatatatttacattatataaatGGATGCAAACATCATTTTTTAAGTcgattatataaaattaaattaagtttaaagtcCATTCGAAAGTAAACTGAGATGATACactcaaattttataacaaGTTCCAAACTTTCTTGGAATGAATAACtatatattaaagttgaaaatcgaagcaataaataataaaccCACATGCCTAAATCAATTACAAGTTGCAAAGGGAAACAACTTAAATGTACAGttttcaattacttatttaattatgaattaaatattaataactgTAGGTGTTATGATGAGAGAATTTGAGTAAAATTAGGTACAGACACACATAAGTGTGACAACTAAGGAACCGAACCTTTCATAGGTTTTCTTCACTCTCCCTCCTTCTCTTACTTAGCAATGTGTGCATGTATTTGGTATTTGCAAATGTGTATATAATATAGTTTGAGATTCTCTATTATTTTAGAAAGTTATACCAGACTTGTTTATTACCACTTTTGTTCTTCATACAAAAGTATCACGTTGCGACATAAACTTAAGAACTCTCTGTTATCTATCTATTACCTGCACATGGTTTGGGTCAGATATCGAAAGGAAAAAGGTTGtatgtgttaattaattaagaatgtgGTTCTGTCTTCTTAGATTTAATGCCACTCTCCTTCCATCATTATAAAATAGGGTTACTGTAATTCTAGGTATAGAAGCCATGGCTTTTGATGTTACACTAAGAAATAAAAATGCcgaattttcattttattttcaaaagttaCATTCAGAATAACTTATTATAttctatttgaatttaatttaatacaaagAGTTTCGTTGTTATCATAAGTGGTTATGAACAAGTATGTCAAGAGGGTAATGTTCGTTTCTTGCTTACTGTAACTGATAGATTACtattattaactatattttttaaatttctgttTTGCCTTTTAAAGTCAAAATATGGATTATTAGAATTCAAACAGATTTGCTAAACGTGGAGTGTAACTTTCATAAACtgttacaatttttctttttttaaacgTTATAATTAAACTCTAATTCTTAtgattttaaatagaaaattaataaattaaaagttgtgCATTGAAACTACTGAATGGACTTGTTTTCTATTGTACggaatatttatttatggtaTTAAGTACCAGTGAACaaagatatttaaattgtttaagaTTAAAAACTTAACCGAAAACGGTTGAAATtgtgaaaagttaaaaaatgtaataaatattaaaattgaagtaaaaagaGAGTAATGGCTTAAAAGCATGAAATTCATGGTGGACCATTGGAAATATCATAACTGTTAGCTGATTTCCCTAATGAAACTTCAAAACGtctctttttgaaaaaaaaaaaaaaaattgtatattgttGGCTGGCATGGTTTTGTTTTGTCCGTTTGATGAGGTGAGAAGGTGAGAAACGGATGAACGTTGACGAATATGTCCTCCATGGAGATAGCGTGGACCCGCACCGCACCGAAGAAATCACTCCAGACAATTGGTCCGTACGCAGACACAACAGTTTAAGAAATGAGGAGGCAACACAGCGAGGAAACCGCTCCCGGACAGAGGTGGGTCCCACCGCTACGTGGCTCAGGGGTCAGCCTTTGATGTCCCCACCTCCATTCAAGCACCTCGCACGTGCGTACTCACGTGCCCCTTCACCGCACCGCCACGCCACGTCGTGCCACTAAAATAACCGCACCTCTTCAGTACCTGAACCcgaaagataattttttttttttattgcggGGAAAAGTGGATTACATGATACGATACGAAAACCAACCAAATTGCAATAACACAGTGATGTGATTCCCATATCCACATGCGTTACAGTGTGTTGTggtaagttttattattatgagcatttaatgtttatattaaataaattgttttggCAATgaatgaaaaagtgaaaaagaattaatttatgATTAGATTTTGGGGGGAGGAAAATGGTATGAGTTTTGACTTTGTTGTTTGTTCTCTCTCTCTAGAAATGGCACAAGAGCCAAAGCCTTAAATAAACGGGACTCATTCATTGAGGCTCCCTTGTAGTCGCCACCTCATTTGCATGCCTAGTTATTCTCTCCCTCGTTTCCTCTTCACTCTTTTCTCATCACACCATTGATtctttcattcattcattcacatTGCAACCAAACCAAAGCCACACAAAAACTTCACACACCATTATAAGAGAACCCAACCAACCAGCCAAGAACAGTAACAACAACTCACAACCAACTCTCCAAATCATGGCAGTTGAGGCTCAGCACATGAATCTCTTCCCCGCGCAGTTACTAACCGCCAGGTAACCATTTcctctttattttcttcttcttcttctgtttcTGTTTCTTCATTTTCACCTATATCTCACTCACGCTCTTTGCTTTCTCTTTCAATCAGAGAAATGGCGAAACCGAATCGCGCCTTCTACAACGCGCAAATCGAAGGTGCTGTGGCTCTTCCTTCAACGGTGCTTCCGTTTCACCACGCCACCCTCTGCGACCCCAACTCCATCAACAAATCCGATAGCGGCCTCACCTACCACATCCCCCTCCCGAGGAAACGCTCCAGAGATTCCGTAACCGAATCCAACGTTGCTCCTCCCGCCTCCAACAAAATCAAACTCTCCTCTTTCGACCAAGACCTCGTCTTCCATTTCCAGAACCAGCAATCGGAGATCGACCGTTTCATTGCGCAACACGTAGCTTCCCTCTCCCTTCTTTCAAAAATCTCTATAAATAGGCCAAATGAAAACGCGTGGCTCATGAGTTTCTTTTCCGTTTTTTTCAGACGCAGAGTGTGTGGATGGAGCTCGAGGAGCAGCGAGTGAGGCAATCAAGAATGTTGGTCAAGGCTATTCAAGAGGCCGTGGCGAAGAAACTCAAGGAAAAAGACGAGGAGATTCAGCGCCTGGGGAAgctcaattgggtgcttcaagAAAGAGTGAAGAGTCTCAGCGTGGAGAATCAGATTTGGAGGGAGTTGGCGCAGAACAATGAGGCCACCGCCAACTCGCTCAGGAACAATCTGGAAGAGGTGCTGGCTCACGTTAGCGAGGAGAACCGCAATGACGGCGGGGTGGCCCCCGCCGAGTCGAGTTGTGGAAGTAACAACCGCGGCACGGAGGAGGTGGAAGAGAATGAAGTTTGCGGTAACAGAAAGCAAAACGATGGCGTTGTGGGGAGAAGGATGTGCAACGAGTGTGGGGTAAGAGAATCGATAGTGTTGTTGTTGCCATGTAGACATCTGTGTCTGTGCACAATGTGTGGGTCCACCGTTCACAATTGCCCTCTTTGTCACTCTGGCATTAATGCCAGTGTCCATGTCAATTACTCTTAGCAATTTACAGCATCTTCCTTATACCCTATTTTACCTTTACACCCATCGGAGATAGTTACAgtattttttttggttttctgTCCAAAGGACACTCACTGTAAGGAAGAAGATTCAGAAAAAGGTAGATGGTAGAATTCTTTTGTTGATTTCATACAGTTTAATTGCATTTGCTTGTTCTTTCTTTCTAGAATCTGTTTATACATCAGTTGAAATGACTTATATTAATctgaatgaaataattttatcaacCATATATTGAAATAGAAAGGAAATATTGAGTTTTTGTTGGTATGTGAATCCCATCTATTATAggttgaagaaaagaaaagaaaagaatattgatattttgtttttgagtTGATAAGGAGAGTGGTTGGAGAGTAATTGAATAGGAGAAGAAAAGGGGGGTGTGTCCCCCACTTTGAGTGAACGAATTGTTGGATGAGAAAAGAGGAGAGGAATCCATCCGAGCATTAAGAAAGTTGTTTTGTTGTGATGATGGGTGTGAAATGTTGAAGGGAACAGGTCAAAGGTGGTGTGTATCTGGTCACAAGAGGAAGTGGGCATGGATTCCGGAAAAGGGTATGAATGGGCGATGagtggtttgttttgtttggtTTGACAAGAATGGGGTGAGGTGTggttttccttttgtttttgtttttgtttggtttgaTTATGTTGGATGAATGAGTAGGAAAGGAAAAGTCTGAAAAGTTGTAAGGGACCTAATATCCATGTAAAGGGAAAGCAATGAGAGTGAATAGGAAAGAAAGATAAGTCTGTGTTGGGTGCTGCACACTGAAGACGACTCTGCAATAGAAGTCATCTTAACACAACCATACTGATATAAAGTTTCCAATGTCTAATAACCAATACCcatcattttctttcttcttccacCACAGGGATGTTTCCTGCCTCTTAcccttctctttcttttcaccttctctttttcctttttcttctttttcccaCTCTTTTACTCCTTTCCTTCTTTTCTTACAATTCTTTCTCCACACTCACAAAAGTATCTCAATTGCTTGTCCCATCTTACCAATACTGTTTGCCTTTATTCTCACCTCACACATCCAACAGAATAAGGTTAAGTATAACCCTTTCCAGTAAATAGAATAACTTGTTTCTATAAATATTGAGAGTAATTACTCTAATACTGATATTGTTAAATGATCCTCCCCATCttcatttacatatttttatctcatgattttaataaaataatatttaaactccttattatatttaaatagacATCGATGgatcttttaattttctagtTGTAAATTTAGATGGgcattaatatttttgtgtcattaattttttttatatttttaatatgaaatttattactcatttattataattttttatttttatttaattatatttttaataagttttatttttatttgtagagtaaagtttaaagaataaattttttctattaaaaaaaataaaataataaatctattttactttttaaactacCTGTGATTTTTGTGTTATTCATCCTAATCtcagataaatttaattttcttcaaaagGGAATTTGAAAGTATTTCTTGACAGTAACttataacactatttttttatatcataaatgtttttattaactgttttttgtcatttttgtttcttcaaatAAGCCCTTTAAATATTGTATATTGTTTAGATGACACCTAAACTCTTTGAATATTAGTTCTGAACTTTCATTTTACCAAAAGAAAGAAGTAACAACGATAAGCATATATTGTTTAGATGAAAAATAATGCTTGATTTTATtgtcaattaaataataataataataaataataataaaacttattattattgaaatattttaaagcCATATTACTTCCTTCTGTGTCAATAATAGCTCTTTTACATAAACTGAGTAGGGTCATTGATTGTCAACTTTAAAAGCTATGTTAAGGTCTTGAGCTTTGTCCATTTTTGTGTTCGTTGCAGAGTTATCCATTGCTGCTTCTTGCTTTTGTTCACAAGTTCCACGCCAGACTTGCTTTATTTACCAAACtaataagaaaacataatttcCTAAATGATGCAGTTCAGAATTCAGTCATCATCCTAAAAGAAACACCATCGCAAATTTCATGCTCATGGTAGATTTACAAATACTATTCCTTAATACTCCAAAATTTCACCTACAAAGGTGCCTTAACACTATGATTCAGCACTTTTACTCTGCTAGACACTTTAGTTTGCATCTTACATATCCTTATAATAAACTAGAATTTATAGGTTCAACATGGGTTaactttgtttattattatttgatgtgAGTTAAGTGACCCACATGTTTATTGATAAACCAGAGATCCAAAGAGAGTGTCCTTTGTCAGAAGTATTTCACAACTTTATCTTTTCCCAATACATAATCTTCTCTTGTGACTTGTCTGTcaccaaaagaaaagaaaggtgtGCATGGTTTAAGCTGTACTTCTGTTCTCAATTGGAATGAAATGATTGAAATGTCATAAATCCTCTTCTATCTTTTTTCCACTTTCCTCTTCAATTgccttttcattcttttttatatatgttttttcagtCCACCACCCCATTCATGTTTCTTTGGAATAAAATCCAAGTTTGTGCACAACCAACAGAATACACTATTATCCACTCAACCACAAATTCGCCAAACCACTCATTCACATGCCTCACTTTCTCCTCTCCATTatcttaatacaaaaataaggCTCAGTAAACTCTTTTCTGCaaagttttctttatttatatatataacatgtttttgtaaAGTTGCTTAATGGGTTTAAAAACACATTGAGTGCCACTTGGGGTGATTCTTAGTTCACTTAATAATTACTTCTGTATTTCttattgaaaaacaaacatacaCCAAATCAATCCAGCagctaaattaaataaattctcCATCAGAATGGCTTGATATGTCAATCATACTTTTcattttagataaaatattcaaatattttaccTTATTActgtattttgatttttattctaataacaAAGCATCCAGTActcttaattaatattataacagAGAGAGTGATGGAGTAATAGAGAATACTAATGAGATGATTCTAACGGAGTCATAATCTAGAATAGTTGTCTATACGAGAGACATTTT contains:
- the LOC114179882 gene encoding BOI-related E3 ubiquitin-protein ligase 1-like, with translation MAVEAQHMNLFPAQLLTAREMAKPNRAFYNAQIEGAVALPSTVLPFHHATLCDPNSINKSDSGLTYHIPLPRKRSRDSVTESNVAPPASNKIKLSSFDQDLVFHFQNQQSEIDRFIAQHTQSVWMELEEQRVRQSRMLVKAIQEAVAKKLKEKDEEIQRLGKLNWVLQERVKSLSVENQIWRELAQNNEATANSLRNNLEEVLAHVSEENRNDGGVAPAESSCGSNNRGTEEVEENEVCGNRKQNDGVVGRRMCNECGVRESIVLLLPCRHLCLCTMCGSTVHNCPLCHSGINASVHVNYS